In the genome of Bosea sp. ANAM02, the window ACGCCCGCATGCCCTTCACGCTGGCGAAGCAACGCGCGGCAGGCCCGCGTTCATAGCGGGTCCGGGCCCAGGTGTCATCCGGGAATCGCGGGCGATCGCGAGAGGACGAGCGCAGTGCCCGCTCAACCCTTGAAATGCTTGGAGAGCTTCAGGGCCTGTCCCTGATAGTTCGACTTGAGATCGGCGCCATAGAGCGCCTCCGGGCGGGCCGCCATGGTCTCATAGACGAGGCGGCCGACGATCTGGCCGTCCTCGATGATGAAGGGCACGTCGCGCGAACGGACCTCGAGCACGGCGCGGGCACCCTGGCCGCCGGCGGCGCGGTGGCCAAAGCCAGGGTCGAAGAAACCGGCATAATGGACGCGGAATTCGCCGACCAGCGCGTCGAATGGCGTCATCTCGGCGGCATAATCCGGCGGGACATGCACCGCTTCCTTGGAGGCCAGGATGTAGAACTGGCCGGGATCGAGGATCATGCTGCCCGAGCCGTCATCGTGGATCGGCTCCCAGAAATCGGCGGCGCGATAGGCGCCGACGCGGTCGACGTCGATCAACGCCGTATGGTGCTTGCCGCGATAGCCGAGCAGCCCGTCGAAGCCGGAAAGATCGACGCTGACGGCGACGCCGCCCTGGAAAGAGGGCTCGGCCGCGCTGACCAGCGTCTCGCGCAAGTGGATTTCGCCGAGCGCGCGGTCGTCGAGGCGGGTTTCGCCGGCGCGGAAGCGGATCTGCGAGAGGCGCGAGCCGGAGCGGACCAGAATCGGGAAGGTGCGCGGCGAGATCTCGATGAAGAGCGGGCCGTCATAGCCGTCCTCGACCAGATCGAACTCGCGGGCGCGATCGGTGATGACGCGGGTGAAGACATCGAGCCGGCCGGTCGAACTCTTCGGGTTGGCGGCGGCGCGCAGGCCCCTGGGCAGGCGCAGGCCTTCCATCAATTCCGCAATGTAGACGCAGTCCGTCTCAAGCACCGCGCCTTGCGTCAAATCGATCTCGTGCAGCGAGAGGTCCTCGATCCGGCTGCGCACCGTGCGGTCGGGACCGGGCAGGAACGAGGCGCGGACGCGATAGGCCCGCGCGCCCAGGCGCAGGTCGAGGCTCGCCGGCTGGATCTGCCCTTCGGCCGGGGGCCGTGCGAGCGTGATCGCGCCGGCCTCGATGAAGGCGCGGATGGAGCTGTCGGGCTGGATGCCGGGCTTGAAGGTCAGCATGCGCGTTCCGCAGGGGACAATCGGTCATAGCTAGCGAACGAGGCCCTGAAGGCCAAGCATGACGGATGCGGGGCATGCGCAGGCCAGGGGGTTGTCCACGCCAGAATCGCCGCATCCCCGCATTGACGCTGGCGCCGGCTGGCCGATAACACATCACGGCGGCAAAGCCGCGACCGGCCGAAGCGGAGCCTTCGATGTATCAGTCCCAGACGCATGGCGTGCGCGTGACCGCGGCGCCTCGTTTCATGGATGCGGAATCCTCGCATGCGCAGGGCCGCTATTTCTGGGCCTATGCGATCGAGATCGTGAACCTTTCGACGCAGACCGTGCAGTTGATGACCCGGCACTGGTTCATCACCGACGGGCGCGGCGAGGTCCATGAGGTGCGCGGCGAAGGCGTGGTCGGCAAGCAGCCGGTGCTGCGGCCGGGCGAGAGCTTCAACTACACCTCGGGCTGCCCGCTGACGACGCCCGACGGCTCGATGCACGGCTTCTACGCCATGCAGGACGAGAACGGCACGGTCTTCGACGTCGAGGTGCCGCTCTTCCCGCTCGATTCCCCCTATGTGAAGAAGGTTCTGCATTGACCGCCTCCGCTCCAGCCGGGCAGCGCTTTACGCCGCTCGAAATGCTCGCCCGCCTCGTTTCCTTCGACACGGTGAGCGACAAGTCCAATCTCGCCCTGCTCGACTTCGTCGAGGACTATCTCGCCGGCTGGGGCGTCTCGTCCCTGCGCTTCCCGAACGCGACCGGCGACAAGGCCGCCCTGTTCGCGACGGTGGGTCCGCAGGATCGCGGCGGCATCGTGCTCTCCGGCCATACCGATGTCGTGCCGGTGGCGGGGCAAGCCTGGAGCCGCGACCCGTTCACGCTGCATGTCGCGGACGGCAAGGCCTATGGCCGCGGCGCCGTCGACATGAAGGCATTCCTCGCGCTCGGGCTGGCGCTGGTGCCGGATTTCCTGGCGGCGAACCTGAAGACGCCGATCCACCTCTTCCTGTCCTATGACGAGGAGGTGACCTGCCTCGGCGTGGTCGACGGGATCAATGCCATGGGCAAGACCCTGCCGCGGCCCCGTGCGGTCATCGTCGGCGAGCCGACCATGCTCGACATCTGCGACGCCCATAAGGGCGTGCGAACCTTCCAGACCGTGGTGAAGGGCTTCGCGGCGCATTCCTCCAAGCCGCAACTCGGCGCCAGCGCCGTCCATGCCGGGGCGCTGCTCGCCGCCGAACTCGACCAGATGGCCGAGGACGCCAAGCAGCGGCCGGATACGAGCGGCCGCTTCGATCCGCCCTATGACACCGTCCATATCGGCACCTTCCATGGCGGCATCGCCCGCAACATCCTGGCCGATCGCAGCGAGATCCTCTGGGAGATCCGGACGGTGCCGAGTTCCGATCCCGAAGCCGGCCCGGCTCGCTTCGCGAAGACGGCCGACAACGTGCTGGCGCGGATGCGCTCGACCGCGCCGAGCGCGGCGATCGAGACGCAGATGACCTCGGACGTGCCGGGATTGGCGCCCGATCCGGGCTCGGAGGCCGAGCGGCTCGCGATGCGGCTCTCCGGCCGCAACCACACGATCGCCGTCGCCTATGCGACCGAAGCCGGGCATTTCCAGCAGGCGGGACTTCCGACCGTGGTCTGCGGCCCCGGCTCGATCGACCAGGCGCATCAGCCGGACGAGTACATCACGCTGGAGCAACTGGCAGCCGGCGAGGCTTTCATGCGCAAGCTGATGGCGGAGTGCCAGGCGGGGTAGAGGCTGGCATTTGTCTCAGCCCGCCGCACCTCGATCGCACCAAGCGCGACAATAAGAGCGCGGGGAACCCTCTCCCGTAGGGAGAGGGCAGGGTGAGGGGTCGGCCGCTCACCGTGCTTGCTGTGAGGTGGTCGCTGCGGTGAGGCTGCGTTTTGCTGGTCCAGGGGCCGACACCTCACCCCTACCCCTCTCCTTACAGGAGAGGGGTTCCCCGCAGTTCCAATGCCTCTACTGCCCCGCCGTCTGCCCCTCTTCGACCTCGGCCGGGTCGAAGGAATAGCGCCGCGAGCAGAATTCGCAAGTGACGCCGAGCTTGCCGTCATCGGCGATCATCGCCTTGCGATCCTCGGGCGCGAAGCCGCGCAGCATCGAGAGCACGCGTTCGCGCGAGCAGCGGCAGGCCTCGTGCACGGTGACCGGCTCGAAGACCCGGGCGCCGCGCTCGTGGAACAGACGATAGAGCAGCCGCTCGCTTTCCAGCGTCGGGTCGAGCAGTTCGTGATCCTCGACCGTCTCGACCAGCGAGCGGGCCTCCATCCAGGCATCGTCGGCGATGCCGTCCGGATCGGGGTTGGCGAGGATCTCATGCCCCTCGGGCGCATCGCCGGGATGCATGTCGGCCGCGCGCAGGCGGTCCGGCGAATGCGGCATGAACTGCACGAGGATGCCGCCGGCGCGCCATTGCGGGCGCCCGCCGGTGGTGACCGTGCCGACGCCGAGCCTGACCCGCGTCGGGATCTGCTCGGACTGGCGGAAATACTGGTGCGCGGCCTCTTCGAGGCTCTGGCCCTTGAGCGCGACGATACCCTGGTAGCGCGTCGTGGCCGAGCCCTGGTCGACGGTCATGGCGAGATGGCCCTCGCCGAGCAGTTCCCCGGTCGAGACCTTGTCGAGCGCGATCGCCTCGACGAGCTTGGCCTCGTCGATATGGGCGACGGCGCGGAAGTTGTCGGGCGCGTTGAAATCGACGACCATCATCGGGATGGCCCCGTCGCTCTTGGTCTGGAGCTGGAAGCGGCCCTCGAACTTGAGCGCCGTGCCGAGCAGGACGGTGAGCGCCGCCGCCTCGCCCAGCACGCGCGAGACGGGCTCGGGATAGCCGTGGCGATCGAGGATCGTGTCGATCGAGGCGCCCAGCCGCACGATGCGGCCGCGCACGTCGAGATCGGGCACGGCGAAGGGGATGACCCGATCGTCGAGCCCGGCGGTGCTCATGGTCTCGTCCACGGCCATCAGGCCGCGACTCCGCCGAAGCACCAGGCCAGAATGCCCTTCTGCGCGTGCAGGCGGTTCTCGGCCTCGTCGAAGACGGCCGATTGCGGGCCGTCCATGATCGCGTCCGTGACCTCCTCGCCGCGCGACGCCGGCAGGCAGTGCATGAAGATCGCGTCCTTCTCGGCGCGCTGCATCAGCCTGTCGTCGACCTGATAGGGCCGCAGCAGGTTGTGGCGGGTGCCTTCCTCGTCGCCCATCGAGACCCAGCAATCGGTGATGACGCAATCGGCGCCCTCGACCGCTTCCTCGGGCCGATTGGTGAGCGTGATCTTCGCGCCCTGCTTCTTCGCCCAGGTCATCAGGGCCGGCGGCGGCGCCAGCTCCTCGGGCGTCGCGACGGCGAGCTCGAAATCGAGCCGGCCGGCGGCATGGACCCAGGAGGTCAGCACATTGTTGGTGTCGCCGGTCCAGGCGATGCGCTTGCCCTCGATCGCGCCCTTGCGCTGCTCGAAGGTCATGACATCGGCCATGACCTGGCAGGGATGCTGGCGCTTGGTCAGGCCGTTGATCACCGGGACGGTGGCGTATTTCGCCATCTCGACCAGCGAGTCGTGGTCGAGGATGCGGATCATGATCGCATCGACATAGCGCGAGAGTACGCGGGCAGTGTCCGCGATGGTCTCGCGCTCGCCGAGCTCGATCTCATGGCCGGCGACCATCATCGGCGAGCCGCCGAGCTCACGGATGCCGACATCGAAGGAGACGCGGGTGCGCAGGCTCGGCTGCTCGAAGATGGTCGCGACGACCTTGCCTTCGAGCAGGCGGTCGCCCGCCGCGGCGGGGGTACGGCGTCGCGCCTTGATCTCCTCGCCCGTGCGCAGGATCGCGCGCAGCTCGCTGCCGGAGAAATCGGAGAGATCGAGGAAATGGCGCGTCACGGGCGCTTCCTTACGCTTCGCTAGTGTGGGTCTTGCGGGTGAACTTATTCGGCGGCCGGGCGCTTGAGCGTGGCCTCGATCGCGCTGGCCGTCTTGTCGAGACGCGACACCGCTTCCGCAACATCGGCCTCGGTGATGATCAGCGGCGGCAGCAGGCGCACGACATTGTCGCCGGCGCCGACGACGAGCAGGCCGTGAGCGCGCGCCTCGTTGACGAAATCGGTGTTCAGCGTGTGCAGCTTGAGGCCGAGCATCAGGCCCTCGCCGCGGATCTCGGCGATGATGCCGGGATGCTTGTCCTTGAGCTCGGCCAGCGACTGCTTGAGCCGAAGCGCGATCTGACCGACGCGCTCGATGAAGCCCGGCTCCAGCACGACGTCGAGCACGGCATTGCCGACCGCCATGGCGAGCGGGTTGCCGCCGAAGGTCGTGCCATGGGTGCCGAGCGTCATCCCGGAGGCCGCCTCCTCGGTCGCGAGGCAGGCGCCCATCGGGAAGCCGCCGCCGATGCCCTTGGCGATCGACATGATGTCCGGCGAGACGCCGTACATCTCA includes:
- a CDS encoding 2'-deoxycytidine 5'-triphosphate deaminase; this translates as MLTFKPGIQPDSSIRAFIEAGAITLARPPAEGQIQPASLDLRLGARAYRVRASFLPGPDRTVRSRIEDLSLHEIDLTQGAVLETDCVYIAELMEGLRLPRGLRAAANPKSSTGRLDVFTRVITDRAREFDLVEDGYDGPLFIEISPRTFPILVRSGSRLSQIRFRAGETRLDDRALGEIHLRETLVSAAEPSFQGGVAVSVDLSGFDGLLGYRGKHHTALIDVDRVGAYRAADFWEPIHDDGSGSMILDPGQFYILASKEAVHVPPDYAAEMTPFDALVGEFRVHYAGFFDPGFGHRAAGGQGARAVLEVRSRDVPFIIEDGQIVGRLVYETMAARPEALYGADLKSNYQGQALKLSKHFKG
- the apaG gene encoding Co2+/Mg2+ efflux protein ApaG encodes the protein MYQSQTHGVRVTAAPRFMDAESSHAQGRYFWAYAIEIVNLSTQTVQLMTRHWFITDGRGEVHEVRGEGVVGKQPVLRPGESFNYTSGCPLTTPDGSMHGFYAMQDENGTVFDVEVPLFPLDSPYVKKVLH
- the argE gene encoding acetylornithine deacetylase, with amino-acid sequence MTASAPAGQRFTPLEMLARLVSFDTVSDKSNLALLDFVEDYLAGWGVSSLRFPNATGDKAALFATVGPQDRGGIVLSGHTDVVPVAGQAWSRDPFTLHVADGKAYGRGAVDMKAFLALGLALVPDFLAANLKTPIHLFLSYDEEVTCLGVVDGINAMGKTLPRPRAVIVGEPTMLDICDAHKGVRTFQTVVKGFAAHSSKPQLGASAVHAGALLAAELDQMAEDAKQRPDTSGRFDPPYDTVHIGTFHGGIARNILADRSEILWEIRTVPSSDPEAGPARFAKTADNVLARMRSTAPSAAIETQMTSDVPGLAPDPGSEAERLAMRLSGRNHTIAVAYATEAGHFQQAGLPTVVCGPGSIDQAHQPDEYITLEQLAAGEAFMRKLMAECQAG
- a CDS encoding Hsp33 family molecular chaperone, which gives rise to MAVDETMSTAGLDDRVIPFAVPDLDVRGRIVRLGASIDTILDRHGYPEPVSRVLGEAAALTVLLGTALKFEGRFQLQTKSDGAIPMMVVDFNAPDNFRAVAHIDEAKLVEAIALDKVSTGELLGEGHLAMTVDQGSATTRYQGIVALKGQSLEEAAHQYFRQSEQIPTRVRLGVGTVTTGGRPQWRAGGILVQFMPHSPDRLRAADMHPGDAPEGHEILANPDPDGIADDAWMEARSLVETVEDHELLDPTLESERLLYRLFHERGARVFEPVTVHEACRCSRERVLSMLRGFAPEDRKAMIADDGKLGVTCEFCSRRYSFDPAEVEEGQTAGQ
- the argF gene encoding ornithine carbamoyltransferase, giving the protein MTRHFLDLSDFSGSELRAILRTGEEIKARRRTPAAAGDRLLEGKVVATIFEQPSLRTRVSFDVGIRELGGSPMMVAGHEIELGERETIADTARVLSRYVDAIMIRILDHDSLVEMAKYATVPVINGLTKRQHPCQVMADVMTFEQRKGAIEGKRIAWTGDTNNVLTSWVHAAGRLDFELAVATPEELAPPPALMTWAKKQGAKITLTNRPEEAVEGADCVITDCWVSMGDEEGTRHNLLRPYQVDDRLMQRAEKDAIFMHCLPASRGEEVTDAIMDGPQSAVFDEAENRLHAQKGILAWCFGGVAA